DNA sequence from the Streptomyces tsukubensis genome:
AGTCGGTGATCTGGGCGTCCCGGCGGCCCGGGCCGTGGTCCTGCGCGGCACGGATGTCAACGGGTGAATAGAGCATGACAAAAAGTCCTTCGCGTCCGAGCTGTCCCCGGGGAGGTGGGGGAGGGGAAAGGGGGAGTCAGGACGGAAGGAGCGGGGGCCCGCGGCGGGTGACCGCCCGCAGCAGGAGCAGGGATGCGGGGAGGCGTACCCGCTGCGGGCGCGGTCGGGGCGGGCGGACGCTCTCCGGCGGCAGTACGGCGTACGCGCCGTGGAGCACCGCGCGGGCGAGGCGCAGCCGGCCGCGCAGGAAGAGGTGGAGCGCCAGGGCGATCCGGGCGAGGGCGCGTTGGCCGTGCCAGAACCACCAGCCGCAGACGGCTCCGGCGGCGAGGTGCGCGGCGGTCATGGAGGCGGTCGGGCCGGAGGTGAAAGCGGCCGTGAGTCCGGAGACGAACCCTGATGCGAAACCGGAGGCGAACTCGTAGACCGAGGAGATCGCGGAAAGTGCCGATGCCGTGGCGGACGCGCCGTCGGGCGGCAGCCCGGACGGTGGCCCGGAGGTGGATCCGGGCACCGGGAGCGGCAGTTCACCGGCCGTACCGTACGGAGCGGTGTGCCCGGCCCCGTGGTGCGCCCCGCCGGATCCGGAGCCGTGCGGTACGGCCCCGAAGAGCAGATGGAGGAAGGCCTGGACCGCCGCGCCGACGGAGACGACGACCCCGGCGGAACGTTCCTTTCGGGTCAGCCGCCAGGCCAGTAAGCAGACCGGGGGTACGGCGATGCCGTAGGCGGCGGCGGGCAGTGAGGTGCCCGAGGCCAGGGCGTGTCCGGTTCCGGACACCACGACGCACACCGCGACGAGTACCGCGGTGTGCGCGAGGCGGAGTCCCGATCCGGCTCTCATGCGGCTCATGGTGCCAGCGCGACACGAGGCTTCGGGAGTGTCGGTACCACGGCGATATCGCTGTTTGGAGGGCTTTCACGCGACTGGCGAAGCTGTGACGCACATCACGGAAGCTCCTCGGGAACTCGATGGCCATTCGGGACGACCACTAGGTGGACGAGCACCCTTTTGAGCCAAGGAGCGGATCCGATGCAGCCCCCGCCGGAGCGCACCGCTCCCGACGCCGAGAACGCGCCCCCGACCGGCCCCGGGCCGGGGCGGACCCTCGGTCAGGAGGCCGCAGGGGGAGGCGCGCCCGGGGACGCCCGCGCCACCGGGAGTCCGTCCGCCGAGGGCTCCTCCGTGCCCGGCCCCCGGACCGGAGCGGCCAAAGCCGGCCGGGTGACCCTCCGCTCCGACCTCCGGGCCAGTTGGCCCGACGGGCTCGTGGCCCTCGCCATCACCGCCGCCCTCTCCGCCCTGATCTGGGCCCGGATCAACTCCCGCGCCTCGTCCACCGCCACCGTCATGCCGTTCATGGCCGACGACCCCGAGGCCTTCCTGCTCTACTTCCTCAGCCAGGCCTTCGGCTGGTCCGCGCTGCTGTGGGCGTGGATCACCGTCGTCCTCGGGCTGCTGCTGTCCGGCCCCCGGCCCGCCCGGCTGCCCCTCTCCGGCCCCCGGCTGGAACGCCTCCACCGCACCACCAGCCTCAACACCATCGCGCTGATCGCCGCCCACGCCCTGCTGTTCGCCGCGGAGCTGATCCGGCACAACGACGCCGCTTGGTACGGGGCGGCCTGGACCGCCTTCGTCGAGACGTTCGTCCCCGGCGGCTACGAATCCGGCACCGGCCGGATCGCGATCCCCGTCGGCCAGGCCGCGCTCTATCTCGCGATCCCGCTCGGCCTGCTGTTCTACATACGCCACCGCATCGGCCCGAAGACCTGGCGGGTCCTGCACCGCTTCGTCCTCGTCGTCTACGTCCTGAGCGTCTGGCACACCCTGCTGTACGGCACGAACGTCTGGTACGACGGCTGGTTCCGCACCTCCGTCTGGCTGCTCCAGATCCCGATCGCCGCGCTCTTCCTGGCGCGGCTCCTGTCTCCGGCCCGCCGCTCGGAGCGTCTCCCCGCGCTCGCGGCGGTCCCCGGCGGCGGCAAGCCGCTGTGGACGGCGCGCGCTGCGGGCCGGGCAGCCGCCGCGGCGGTCCTCGTGGTCCTGGTCGCAATCCTCGTCACCGGCCGCGACGGCGGCCGGGAGGAGCCCCCGGCGGACACCACCTCCACCCACAACCACGACTGATCCGCCAGGGCTCGCGCCGCGCCCGGACCCGGGCGGCCCGAGCCGCCGCGAAACTTCCCTGCGGTACGGGTCCGCGGGCCCTACCGTGGCCCCATGCCGCACTCCGCCGCGCTCCTCGTCATCGACCTCCAGAACACCCTGGTGTCCATCGCCCACCGGCCGGACCCGGTACTCACCGCCGTCGCCGGGCTGCGGGCCCGGGCCCTGGCCGCCGGGGTGCCGGTGGTGACCGTCCAGCACCGGGGCGACGGGCTGGAGCCCGGCACGGACGGCTGGCGGGTCGCGCCCGGGATCGCACCCGGCGAGGACGAGCCGGTCGTCCACAAGACCAGTGCCGACAGCTTCCTGGGCACCGACCTGGACACGGTGCTCCGGGGGCTGGGTGTCACGGAGGTCGTCGTCACCGGCTTCGCCACGGAGATCTGTGTGGACACGACGGCCCGTCAGGCGCTGAGTCACGGCTACGACCTGCTGCTCGTCGAGGACGGCCACCTCACATCCGTACGGCCGGAGCAGAGCCCTTTTGCGGCGCCGGAGGCGTCCGTGGCCCATCACAACGCGATATTCCGGTCGATCCGCTTCCCGGGCCGCAGCATCCGGGTACTGCCCGCGGCCGACATCGACTTCTCGCCACCCCCGGCACCCCCGGCGCGCTGAGGCCCCGTACCGCCCCCCTCGTACCGCCCCTTCGTACCGCCGGTCCTACCGCGCCTCGCCGTCCGGACCGAACTCCTTGAACATGTGGACGTCCTCCGCCCCGCCCGGAATGCCGAGCGTGCGGCCCGTCTCCCGGTAGCCGTGGCGCTGGTAGAAGCCCGGCGCCTGGAAGGTGAACGAGGAGACGCAGGCCCGGTCGCAGCCGCGCCGCCGGGCCTCCTCCTCGGCGGCCAGCAGCAGCTTCCCGCCCCAGCCGTCCCGGCGGCTGTCCTCGCGGATCCACAGCATGTCGATACCGAGCAGCCCGCCCCAGGTCCAGCCGGTCAGCCCGCCGATCAGCCGGCCCTCGCCGTCCACGGCCTTCACCGACAGGCCGGTCTGGTCGGCCGCCGTGGTCCCGGTCGCGGGGAAGTTGACCTCGTCGAGCCCGTCCGAGAGGTTCTTGCTCAGCTCGGCGTCCCGGTCTCCGACGCTCAGCACGGCGCCGCTCTGGTGATCATGTGACATGGCGGAAAGTTTTCCATGCGTGATCAGGGAATGCCGATGAGTTTCCCCGATGATGAACGTCTTACTCGTGTCGGCAACCCCGCCGGCCGCCCGTTCGACGAAGGAATCCCGCCATGACCGAGAGCGCCGCCGCCACCCCGCCGAAGGGCCCCGCCTTCTACTTCCCCTCCATCGAGAAGAAGTACGGGCGTCCGATCGCGGAATGGCAGGAGCTGATCCGCGCCTCGCCGCTGACCAAGCACTCGGAGCTGGTGACCTGGCTGAAGACCGAGCACGGTCTGGGGCACGGCCACGCCAACGCGCTGGTCGCGCACACGCTCAAGGAGGACGCGGCCGGGTCCTGACACCACGGCGGCGCATCGCTTCGGGCAGCTGCCGGGCGCGCCCCGGTCCGGCGCCGCCCGCCGTCCGCCGCGGCTTAACGGCCTTCCGCCGGCAAGCCGGCCCGGGTCTGCCCGGACTACTGCGGAGCTCTCTCCGGAACCTCGTCCTCCGGCGACGGTCGCTGCTCCCGGACCTGCGGACCGGAGACCTGCTGCTCCGTGACCTGCTGCCCCGGGCCCTGAGGATCCGTGCCCCCGGCCGCCCGGTCGCCCCCGCCCCGTACCGTCAGCGATCTGACCTGTCTGCTGCACAGCGCCCCCGCCGTGGCCGCCGTGCTCAGCAGCACCCCGCCCAGCAGCGTCGTCCGCGTCCCGTACTCCTCGGCCAGCGGCCCGGCCGCCATCTCGCCGATCGGGAGGGCGAGGACGGAGCCCAGGATGTCGTACGAGT
Encoded proteins:
- a CDS encoding ferric reductase-like transmembrane domain-containing protein; its protein translation is MALAITAALSALIWARINSRASSTATVMPFMADDPEAFLLYFLSQAFGWSALLWAWITVVLGLLLSGPRPARLPLSGPRLERLHRTTSLNTIALIAAHALLFAAELIRHNDAAWYGAAWTAFVETFVPGGYESGTGRIAIPVGQAALYLAIPLGLLFYIRHRIGPKTWRVLHRFVLVVYVLSVWHTLLYGTNVWYDGWFRTSVWLLQIPIAALFLARLLSPARRSERLPALAAVPGGGKPLWTARAAGRAAAAAVLVVLVAILVTGRDGGREEPPADTTSTHNHD
- a CDS encoding isochorismatase family protein, which gives rise to MPHSAALLVIDLQNTLVSIAHRPDPVLTAVAGLRARALAAGVPVVTVQHRGDGLEPGTDGWRVAPGIAPGEDEPVVHKTSADSFLGTDLDTVLRGLGVTEVVVTGFATEICVDTTARQALSHGYDLLLVEDGHLTSVRPEQSPFAAPEASVAHHNAIFRSIRFPGRSIRVLPAADIDFSPPPAPPAR
- a CDS encoding GNAT family N-acetyltransferase; the protein is MSHDHQSGAVLSVGDRDAELSKNLSDGLDEVNFPATGTTAADQTGLSVKAVDGEGRLIGGLTGWTWGGLLGIDMLWIREDSRRDGWGGKLLLAAEEEARRRGCDRACVSSFTFQAPGFYQRHGYRETGRTLGIPGGAEDVHMFKEFGPDGEAR
- a CDS encoding DUF4287 domain-containing protein translates to MTESAAATPPKGPAFYFPSIEKKYGRPIAEWQELIRASPLTKHSELVTWLKTEHGLGHGHANALVAHTLKEDAAGS